One Chryseobacterium indoltheticum DNA segment encodes these proteins:
- a CDS encoding nuclear transport factor 2 family protein, producing MEKFLIVLLFLSSFCFAQKTENDAIKESIENLFTGMKNADTVMIKSVFADNAILQTITKSDAVKTEKLQDFLSSFSKLSKNDADEKIKFEAIHVDGNLASVFTPYEFYYKGKFSHCGANSFQLVKQNNVWKIQYLIDTRRTNCNK from the coding sequence ATGGAAAAATTTTTAATAGTTCTGTTGTTTTTAAGCTCGTTTTGTTTTGCTCAAAAAACAGAAAACGATGCAATAAAAGAAAGTATAGAAAATCTGTTTACAGGCATGAAAAATGCAGATACAGTCATGATAAAATCTGTCTTTGCCGATAACGCAATTTTACAAACAATTACGAAAAGTGATGCAGTGAAAACAGAAAAGCTACAAGATTTCTTATCCTCTTTCTCTAAGCTATCAAAAAATGATGCAGACGAAAAGATTAAATTTGAAGCTATTCATGTCGACGGAAATCTTGCAAGCGTTTTTACACCGTACGAATTCTATTATAAAGGGAAATTTTCGCACTGCGGAGCCAATAGCTTCCAGTTAGTCAAACAAAATAATGTCTGGAAAATTCAATATTTAATCGATACAAGAAGAACAAACTGTAATAAATAA